A genomic stretch from uncultured Pseudodesulfovibrio sp. includes:
- a CDS encoding YccF domain-containing protein, with translation MLSVLGNIIWWVIGGLFMALGWFLAGCLMAISIIGLPWARSAFVISKFALVPFGRTLIRRDVVTGEKDVGTSDWGMIGNIIWFIFAGWWLCVGHIMASLGCFITIIGIPWGWQHLKLAGATLAPIGMTSVTVEEAERLYGVRR, from the coding sequence ATGCTTTCAGTTCTGGGTAATATTATCTGGTGGGTTATCGGTGGCCTGTTCATGGCTCTCGGCTGGTTCCTGGCCGGATGCCTGATGGCTATTTCCATCATCGGCCTGCCGTGGGCCCGGTCCGCATTTGTCATTTCCAAGTTCGCTCTGGTTCCTTTTGGCCGGACGCTTATTCGGCGTGACGTCGTGACCGGAGAAAAAGACGTCGGTACCTCGGATTGGGGTATGATCGGCAACATTATCTGGTTTATTTTTGCTGGTTGGTGGCTGTGTGTCGGCCACATTATGGCTTCGCTTGGCTGCTTTATCACCATCATAGGTATCCCATGGGGCTGGCAGCATCTCAAACTTGCCGGGGCGACGCTTGCCCCCATAGGCATGACGTCCGTGACCGTGGAGGAAGCGGAACGGCTTTACGGAGTCAGAAGGTAA
- a CDS encoding Bax inhibitor-1/YccA family protein — protein sequence MAQYPSMQQTGSRAEVVNAFMRGVYGWMSAGLGLTALVAFAVTQSQTLMQVFFVVDPATGSVGMSTLVFILLFAELGIVFYLGAKIRTMAPATATALFMLYSGLNGLTLTPILLAYTAESVASTFVITAGMFGTMSIYGLVTKKDLTSWGSLLFMGVIGIVIAMVVNMFLQSSAMAFAISVIGVIIFLGLTAYDTQKLKTMGETVPMNDSAAIRRGTILGALTLYLDFINLFLMLLRLLGNRE from the coding sequence ATGGCTCAATATCCCAGCATGCAACAGACCGGCTCCCGTGCCGAAGTTGTCAATGCCTTTATGCGTGGTGTTTACGGCTGGATGAGCGCAGGCCTCGGGCTGACCGCTCTGGTTGCTTTTGCCGTCACCCAGTCTCAAACTCTGATGCAGGTGTTTTTCGTTGTGGACCCGGCTACTGGTTCAGTCGGTATGTCCACCCTGGTCTTCATTCTGCTCTTTGCCGAACTGGGTATCGTTTTTTATCTGGGCGCAAAAATCAGGACCATGGCTCCGGCTACGGCTACTGCTTTGTTCATGCTCTATTCCGGTCTGAACGGATTGACGCTGACGCCGATCCTGTTGGCGTATACCGCCGAATCAGTGGCTTCAACCTTTGTCATCACCGCCGGTATGTTCGGAACCATGTCCATTTACGGGCTTGTCACAAAGAAAGATCTGACCAGTTGGGGCAGCCTGCTGTTCATGGGCGTCATCGGCATTGTCATTGCCATGGTCGTGAACATGTTCCTGCAGAGTTCCGCCATGGCTTTCGCCATCTCGGTTATCGGCGTGATCATCTTCCTTGGTCTGACCGCCTATGACACCCAGAAGCTCAAGACCATGGGCGAAACTGTCCCGATGAATGATTCCGCAGCTATTCGGCGTGGAACCATCCTCGGCGCACTGACCCTGTACTTGGATTTCATCAACCTCTTCCTGATGCTGCTCAGACTCCTGGGGAATCGCGAGTAA
- a CDS encoding ABC transporter substrate binding protein, with protein MMKVFSIQIIILLFMAIPAMAYLPRVLVINSYHPDFPWVATHNEALERGLEDAASLSFFNMDTKRIPPHKFQAAADRAMLQLDTIKPAVVVLTDDNALSLLGGRISALNIPVVYLGINANPRDYGVFENQATGVLERPLFKRSIVFIQDILPGGLKKCLVLYDNSPTAHASFSLVFNNQQRLKFAGTETHLRLIGTLKEWQKAVLSAKELGYKAIIVGLYHTIVNDTGQHVPDEEIIRWTSAHSAVPVFGFWDFSIGKGKALGGLVLSAKPQGWAAAKLVKRILAGEKAAAIEPVIAETGRFVFSDYELKRWNLVEPVHLSVPSITIRHVE; from the coding sequence ATGATGAAGGTATTTTCTATACAAATCATCATCCTGTTGTTCATGGCAATCCCAGCCATGGCTTACCTGCCCCGCGTTCTGGTCATCAACAGCTATCATCCTGATTTCCCTTGGGTCGCAACGCATAACGAGGCCCTGGAAAGAGGACTGGAAGACGCAGCTTCCCTTTCATTCTTCAACATGGACACGAAGCGCATCCCACCTCACAAATTTCAGGCCGCCGCAGATCGCGCCATGCTGCAACTCGACACTATCAAGCCTGCAGTCGTTGTCTTGACAGACGACAACGCCCTCAGCCTTCTGGGGGGACGCATTTCGGCTCTGAATATCCCTGTTGTCTATCTCGGTATCAATGCAAATCCACGAGACTACGGTGTCTTTGAGAATCAGGCGACTGGGGTGCTCGAACGGCCCCTGTTCAAACGATCCATTGTCTTCATTCAGGACATACTACCCGGGGGACTCAAGAAATGTCTGGTTCTCTATGACAACAGCCCCACTGCTCACGCATCGTTTTCTTTGGTATTCAACAACCAACAGCGTCTCAAATTCGCCGGCACCGAAACGCATCTCCGGCTCATAGGCACACTGAAGGAATGGCAGAAAGCCGTCCTGTCCGCGAAAGAGCTTGGATACAAAGCCATCATCGTCGGGCTGTACCATACCATCGTCAATGACACCGGCCAGCATGTGCCGGACGAAGAAATCATCCGATGGACATCTGCCCACAGCGCTGTTCCAGTCTTCGGATTCTGGGATTTTTCCATCGGCAAGGGTAAGGCGCTCGGCGGACTGGTTCTTTCTGCCAAGCCGCAGGGCTGGGCTGCCGCCAAACTCGTCAAACGCATTCTGGCCGGAGAAAAAGCTGCCGCGATCGAACCCGTCATTGCGGAAACAGGTCGCTTTGTTTTCAGCGATTACGAGTTGAAACGGTGGAATCTTGTTGAGCCGGTCCACCTGTCAGTCCCATCCATCACCATTCGACACGTCGAATAA
- the lpxK gene encoding tetraacyldisaccharide 4'-kinase produces the protein MSESVTELQNILSPVLKPFGWMYGGVMRVRETFFRRGLMRSWEPPVPTVSVGNIGWGGTGKTPVADWLLGWAERRGLQSVLLTRGYGARPVSLPYYVQPGAMAEEAGDEPLMLAHSNEKAHIMVDPNRIRAGKAAMIRFNPDFIILDDGFQHMAVKRHCNLVLLKPEDLMEGWNRVIPAGSWREPESALARADAFMVKIGPLGFEALMPFIERHLSQFFKPVFSFQIMPTGVRRLLGGEAARDFDKGQYLLVSGVGDPDQVKHTATGYFGYPPLQHVVFKDHHPYSKKDALEISTRARQAGCQAVLCTPKDAVKLGPLCSEEFWTLDLQLEFGPSTLGETGNFESWWNRRFEIISARKKDSVRA, from the coding sequence ATGTCTGAATCCGTAACTGAATTACAAAATATCCTTTCCCCTGTGCTCAAGCCGTTTGGCTGGATGTACGGTGGCGTTATGCGCGTCCGGGAAACTTTTTTTCGCCGTGGCCTTATGCGAAGCTGGGAGCCGCCGGTACCGACTGTTTCTGTAGGCAATATAGGCTGGGGAGGCACTGGAAAAACCCCTGTGGCCGACTGGCTTCTCGGCTGGGCGGAAAGGCGTGGGTTGCAAAGTGTTCTGCTGACGAGAGGGTACGGAGCGCGTCCTGTCTCGCTGCCGTATTATGTCCAGCCCGGTGCCATGGCTGAGGAGGCTGGAGACGAACCTCTCATGTTGGCCCACTCCAATGAGAAGGCACATATTATGGTTGACCCGAACCGCATTCGGGCCGGGAAAGCCGCCATGATTCGGTTTAATCCTGATTTCATTATTCTGGATGACGGATTCCAACATATGGCGGTCAAGCGTCACTGCAATCTCGTTTTGCTCAAGCCGGAAGATCTGATGGAGGGATGGAATCGTGTCATTCCCGCGGGTTCGTGGCGTGAGCCGGAATCCGCTCTTGCGCGTGCCGATGCCTTTATGGTCAAGATCGGCCCATTGGGGTTTGAAGCGCTCATGCCGTTTATCGAGCGACATTTGAGTCAGTTCTTCAAACCGGTATTCAGTTTTCAGATCATGCCCACGGGTGTGCGACGCTTGCTTGGCGGTGAGGCCGCGAGGGATTTTGACAAGGGACAATATCTGCTTGTGTCCGGTGTCGGTGATCCCGATCAGGTCAAACACACGGCGACGGGCTATTTTGGCTATCCGCCGTTACAACATGTTGTTTTTAAAGATCATCATCCGTATTCGAAAAAAGATGCGCTGGAAATTTCCACCCGGGCGCGTCAGGCTGGATGTCAGGCGGTTTTGTGTACGCCCAAGGATGCGGTGAAGCTCGGACCGCTGTGTTCCGAAGAGTTCTGGACGCTTGATCTTCAGCTGGAGTTCGGTCCGTCCACCCTTGGAGAGACAGGGAACTTTGAGTCATGGTGGAATCGACGTTTCGAAATTATTTCCGCGCGGAAAAAAGATTCGGTCCGCGCATAG
- the rnr gene encoding ribonuclease R, with amino-acid sequence MPNKKRNQPRPSTPPLYEGVILKLFKEVQRPLSRAEVIRQLSLKKRDKHIVKDMLKDLVRKGKLIRIRRGYGLAEAMHCITGRLEIQRQGFGFVIPEDSRRKDVFVNQRDIGEAWHGDRVVVSVLGEPKAGRNAEGRIIRILERGRKTLPVKIIKKMGKEWLCRPSDPKLAFGIIATLKDASIELKPGDIAICVPGEKMDPAMWQGEITELLGSELDIKVQEALVKSNHNIRIRFPSGSVNQAEGLPSEPSEKDYADRRDLTAKQFVTIDGATARDFDDAILVERLKKGYRLWVAIADVAHYVGEGSPLDKEALERGNSYYFPQSVVPMFPERLSNGLCSLNPDVKRLTMVVCMDTDESGRTQSASFSQAVIQSHARLTYTQVKRAILDRDEEVRRQIAPVVPMLEVAEELARKINILRSRRGSLDFDLPEPEVFFDVAGEVSEIRPKQRTFANQLIEEFMVAANEAVAHYLIEQDMPCLFRIHPQADEDKLKNLFRMLSRTDKSVVMPKEITPKKLQMLVASMRGTDKEFIVNRMLLRSMKQAKYSPENEGHFGLASDEYAHFTSPIRRYADLVVHRLLKTAIGRGSEDGATTPIPGQKKLQNIAGYISGRERVAMNAEREILKRVTVLYMRDKVGQSFHGVVSHITDFGFYVELKDIMAEGLIRLSSMDDDYYTYWPQREMLVGERTGRAFTLGQSVDVVLDEVSLERLELNFSLLSVVAAAMDYKDLIE; translated from the coding sequence ATGCCAAATAAAAAACGCAATCAGCCTCGTCCAAGCACTCCCCCCTTGTATGAGGGGGTAATTCTCAAGCTGTTTAAAGAAGTGCAGCGACCGTTGTCGCGGGCCGAGGTTATCCGTCAGCTCAGTCTCAAAAAAAGGGATAAGCATATCGTCAAAGATATGCTCAAGGATCTTGTCCGCAAGGGCAAGCTCATCCGCATTCGCCGTGGATATGGATTGGCCGAGGCCATGCACTGCATCACGGGACGGTTGGAAATCCAGCGGCAGGGATTCGGGTTTGTGATACCGGAAGATTCTCGGCGCAAGGATGTCTTTGTCAATCAGCGGGATATTGGCGAGGCGTGGCATGGCGATCGTGTGGTCGTTTCCGTGTTGGGCGAGCCAAAGGCTGGACGTAATGCAGAAGGCCGGATCATCCGTATTCTGGAGCGAGGGCGCAAAACCCTGCCTGTGAAGATCATCAAAAAAATGGGTAAGGAATGGCTGTGTCGGCCAAGTGACCCCAAACTGGCTTTCGGTATCATTGCGACCCTCAAGGATGCGTCCATTGAATTGAAGCCCGGTGATATTGCCATCTGCGTCCCGGGTGAAAAGATGGACCCAGCCATGTGGCAGGGCGAGATTACCGAACTCCTCGGGTCGGAGCTTGATATCAAAGTGCAGGAAGCACTGGTCAAGTCCAATCATAATATTCGCATCCGTTTCCCGTCCGGTTCGGTGAATCAGGCCGAGGGCCTGCCTTCCGAGCCATCTGAAAAGGACTACGCAGACCGTCGTGATCTGACGGCTAAGCAGTTTGTGACTATTGACGGGGCGACAGCTCGTGACTTTGATGACGCCATTCTGGTTGAACGGTTGAAAAAAGGGTACCGCCTTTGGGTGGCTATTGCCGATGTTGCGCACTATGTTGGCGAAGGGTCTCCACTCGACAAGGAAGCCCTTGAGCGAGGCAATTCCTACTATTTCCCCCAGTCTGTCGTGCCCATGTTTCCTGAGCGGCTGTCCAATGGGCTTTGTTCACTGAACCCTGACGTGAAACGGCTGACCATGGTTGTATGCATGGATACGGACGAGTCCGGCAGGACGCAGTCCGCTTCATTCTCACAGGCGGTTATCCAAAGTCATGCACGGTTGACCTATACGCAAGTGAAACGCGCGATACTGGATCGTGACGAAGAGGTCCGGCGTCAGATCGCGCCTGTTGTGCCGATGCTCGAAGTGGCCGAGGAACTGGCTCGAAAGATAAACATACTGCGCAGTCGGCGCGGCTCCCTTGATTTCGATTTGCCGGAACCGGAGGTGTTTTTTGACGTTGCCGGTGAGGTTTCGGAGATTCGACCAAAACAGCGTACCTTTGCCAACCAGCTCATTGAAGAGTTCATGGTCGCGGCAAACGAGGCTGTTGCGCATTATCTGATTGAGCAGGATATGCCGTGCCTTTTCCGAATCCATCCCCAGGCGGACGAAGACAAGTTGAAAAACTTGTTCCGCATGCTTTCCCGCACCGACAAAAGTGTTGTCATGCCTAAGGAGATAACGCCCAAGAAACTTCAGATGCTTGTGGCGTCCATGCGTGGTACCGACAAGGAGTTCATCGTCAATCGTATGCTGCTCCGGTCAATGAAGCAGGCCAAGTATTCCCCGGAAAATGAAGGGCATTTCGGTCTGGCAAGTGATGAATATGCGCATTTTACATCGCCTATTCGTCGGTATGCCGATCTCGTCGTGCATCGCCTGCTCAAGACGGCCATCGGTCGTGGAAGTGAGGACGGCGCCACAACACCCATCCCCGGACAAAAGAAGTTGCAGAATATCGCCGGGTATATCTCGGGCCGTGAACGTGTTGCCATGAATGCTGAACGCGAGATTCTCAAGCGGGTGACTGTTCTCTATATGCGCGACAAGGTAGGCCAGTCATTTCATGGTGTTGTTTCGCATATCACAGACTTCGGTTTTTATGTGGAACTGAAAGACATCATGGCGGAAGGGTTGATCCGGCTCTCATCCATGGATGACGATTACTACACCTACTGGCCCCAACGGGAAATGCTGGTTGGAGAGCGCACCGGACGCGCTTTCACCCTTGGTCAGTCTGTGGATGTCGTGCTCGACGAAGTCAGTTTGGAGCGTTTGGAACTCAATTTCAGTCTTCTGTCCGTGGTGGCTGCGGCAATGGATTACAAGGATTTGATTGAATAG
- a CDS encoding helix-turn-helix transcriptional regulator yields MSNGFEAFFKRLCAETEIKNQSQLARELDVGRAAVSLAKKKESIPARWILDLSARFGLNPLWLEKGKGFPRPEAAVAAVEEDGTFYEEVPKVRARLCAGGGSFETEGMVEGYYSFRADWLKSRGNPANMVLMEVIGNSMEPEIKEGDMVLIDQARSDVLSGGIYAVGVEDTVMVKRVERLPGTLVLRSDNTDYSPIHLSGDELDNVRVIGQVLWASREYR; encoded by the coding sequence ATGAGTAACGGATTCGAAGCATTTTTTAAGAGGCTGTGTGCCGAAACTGAAATAAAAAATCAGTCACAGCTTGCCCGCGAACTGGACGTTGGTCGGGCGGCGGTTTCCCTTGCCAAAAAAAAGGAATCCATCCCTGCGCGGTGGATTCTCGACCTGTCAGCGCGGTTCGGTTTGAATCCGCTTTGGCTGGAAAAGGGAAAGGGGTTTCCCCGTCCGGAGGCGGCTGTAGCCGCTGTCGAAGAGGACGGTACGTTTTATGAGGAAGTCCCCAAGGTGCGCGCCCGGCTCTGTGCCGGAGGCGGTTCTTTTGAAACCGAAGGTATGGTGGAAGGGTATTATTCCTTTCGCGCTGACTGGTTGAAAAGTAGAGGTAATCCAGCCAATATGGTGCTCATGGAAGTTATTGGAAACTCCATGGAGCCGGAGATCAAGGAGGGGGATATGGTCCTTATAGACCAAGCTCGATCCGATGTGCTTTCCGGTGGTATATATGCCGTGGGTGTCGAGGATACTGTCATGGTCAAGCGGGTGGAACGCCTGCCTGGCACTCTGGTTCTGAGGAGTGACAATACAGACTATTCCCCCATTCATCTGTCAGGTGACGAGCTGGACAACGTCCGTGTCATTGGTCAGGTCTTGTGGGCCTCCAGAGAGTATCGTTAA
- a CDS encoding diguanylate cyclase, with product MKILIFNDSPSTVSQLAIILNGAGYLNLSAATTLDETLHALSLAAKAEAPIDLVLLDLDIAETDGIAAILSIKSHTEFQDIPIIAITQDDSSTNLDRAFAAGASDYIVKPLGKTELRARVRSALQLRREMIKRMMRERELERLARKLERMSNQDGLTGLANRRCFDDTLVCEWVRNGRNDQSLGLLMIDIDHFKQYNDALGHVNGDGCLYSVAEALKKSVRRPGDLVARYGGEEFAIILPNTDYNGAKAVADNIHENLAKIGLGHPDSTVAACVTVSIGVASGIPTCDTSPEHLLQAADSALYQAKDSGRNRTEVMNLPDPDTLQQ from the coding sequence ATGAAAATTCTCATTTTCAACGATTCACCGTCCACGGTGAGTCAGCTTGCAATAATCCTCAACGGCGCAGGATATTTAAATCTCTCCGCAGCGACGACTTTGGACGAGACTCTGCATGCACTGTCTCTTGCAGCCAAGGCCGAAGCTCCTATTGATCTTGTCCTTTTGGACCTTGATATTGCAGAGACCGACGGCATAGCCGCTATCCTGTCCATAAAATCGCATACCGAATTCCAAGACATCCCCATTATCGCCATAACCCAAGACGATAGCTCCACTAATCTTGACCGCGCATTTGCAGCCGGAGCCTCCGACTACATCGTCAAACCGCTTGGCAAGACGGAACTTCGCGCACGCGTTCGCTCTGCACTGCAACTGCGTCGGGAAATGATAAAACGGATGATGCGCGAGCGAGAGCTCGAACGACTGGCGCGCAAGCTGGAACGCATGTCCAATCAAGATGGGCTGACAGGATTGGCCAACAGGCGATGCTTCGATGACACCCTCGTCTGCGAATGGGTACGAAATGGACGGAATGACCAGTCGCTTGGCTTGTTGATGATCGACATAGATCATTTCAAACAATATAATGATGCGCTCGGTCATGTGAACGGCGATGGGTGCCTTTACTCTGTCGCTGAGGCTCTCAAGAAGTCAGTTCGTCGTCCCGGCGACCTTGTCGCTCGGTATGGAGGCGAAGAATTTGCAATAATCCTTCCCAATACCGACTACAACGGCGCCAAGGCTGTGGCCGACAACATCCACGAGAATCTCGCCAAAATCGGACTCGGACACCCGGATTCGACAGTCGCCGCCTGCGTCACTGTTTCCATCGGCGTAGCATCGGGTATTCCGACTTGCGACACCTCTCCGGAACATCTGCTTCAAGCGGCTGACAGTGCGCTGTATCAGGCCAAAGACTCTGGTCGCAACCGGACAGAGGTCATGAATCTCCCTGACCCAGACACCCTCCAACAATAA
- a CDS encoding DUF4139 domain-containing protein — protein MTRLKTGVLLVLFTLVFSHVPNIVQADGSGAFVAVYNSGRALVRETRVVTLPQGPAAVVFTDIPASLEPASVRAVADGMTVKDVEYSYHPITAGNLLDAYVGKELSVILPDPSDANARILRQATLLSNEGQPVFSVGNEIYVGRYEALLLPKIPKDFDAEPTLTLTTQSAVEGKKNVSLSYLMGGVNWHADYTMTLSKSGTTADLDAWATIVNTSGRAFKSADVRLVAGDVQRAPAPRLVRNKAVMAMESAPMDSAGGYATEETFSQYHVYSVGRYISLPADGSKQVGLFSATDFPVKQKLTSRFNSGPGQRNGKISQPVELALSFENTEMSKLGRSMPEGLVRVFMPTADGMQLLAGETRISHTAIGNEVRLVLGRSFDVTVERTQTHFKKVGKNSFEIGWKITARNGMSAPQDLTLRESFPASWKVLSADAEYTEADAGTIEFSLASLLPTKGTEGKIINYMVQIEY, from the coding sequence ATGACTCGGCTGAAAACTGGTGTTCTCCTTGTACTCTTCACTTTAGTTTTCTCTCATGTCCCGAATATTGTTCAGGCTGATGGCAGCGGTGCCTTTGTTGCCGTGTATAATTCCGGTCGGGCACTTGTCCGCGAAACGCGGGTTGTCACACTCCCCCAAGGACCGGCGGCAGTCGTGTTTACGGATATTCCTGCCTCTCTGGAACCTGCCTCAGTGCGGGCAGTGGCTGATGGAATGACAGTGAAAGATGTCGAGTACAGCTATCATCCGATTACGGCAGGGAACCTTCTCGACGCATATGTTGGCAAGGAACTGTCTGTAATTTTACCCGATCCGTCAGATGCTAATGCGCGTATACTCAGACAGGCAACACTGCTTTCCAACGAAGGACAGCCAGTTTTTTCTGTAGGAAATGAAATATATGTAGGCCGGTACGAGGCACTTTTGTTGCCTAAAATACCTAAGGATTTTGATGCAGAACCGACACTGACGCTGACCACCCAAAGTGCTGTCGAAGGGAAAAAGAACGTTTCCCTGAGTTATCTGATGGGTGGTGTGAACTGGCATGCGGATTACACCATGACCTTGAGTAAATCAGGTACAACAGCGGATCTTGATGCATGGGCAACGATAGTCAACACGTCGGGCCGCGCCTTCAAAAGTGCCGATGTTCGACTGGTTGCCGGTGATGTCCAGCGTGCTCCAGCACCCAGGCTGGTCCGTAACAAGGCCGTGATGGCTATGGAATCTGCGCCCATGGACAGTGCAGGAGGCTACGCGACTGAAGAAACTTTTTCACAGTATCATGTGTACTCGGTCGGTCGATATATATCCCTGCCTGCTGATGGCTCCAAGCAGGTAGGTTTGTTCTCCGCGACGGATTTTCCCGTGAAACAAAAGCTTACGAGTCGTTTTAATAGTGGTCCGGGTCAGCGAAATGGCAAGATTTCCCAGCCTGTCGAACTGGCATTGTCATTTGAAAACACGGAAATGAGCAAACTCGGACGGTCCATGCCTGAAGGTCTGGTACGTGTGTTTATGCCTACGGCTGATGGAATGCAGCTTTTGGCTGGAGAGACCCGCATCAGCCACACAGCCATTGGCAATGAAGTCCGCCTGGTCCTTGGTCGCTCTTTTGACGTGACAGTGGAACGAACGCAGACGCATTTCAAAAAAGTGGGGAAAAACTCCTTTGAGATTGGGTGGAAGATTACGGCAAGGAACGGCATGTCTGCGCCGCAGGATTTGACCCTGCGCGAGTCCTTTCCGGCATCCTGGAAGGTCCTGTCTGCCGATGCTGAGTACACCGAGGCAGACGCGGGAACTATTGAGTTCTCACTTGCCTCGTTGCTGCCGACCAAGGGTACGGAAGGTAAAATAATCAATTATATGGTTCAGATTGAGTATTAG
- a CDS encoding trehalose 6-phosphate synthase — translation MPNSTPVEIRTLKEFYDLMAATRTVRFGVVGSLLNDEIVGDDAIVSLHHALESLEAVPEEEGKKILALDSSRSIALDMEYEINEMRKDIFYLEEGEETFLEFLSDFHPGFDEYVEAGHEMLKDLDFNCFITDRDGTINNYCARYLTSIQSIYNSVFITRFAQNKTRRPVILTSAPLDGLVEISVNPENEIYYAASKGRECMDLEGRIRRLPVSSDKQEAINRLNARLTELTSQPEYEKFTFIGSGVQFKFGQSTVARQDIGTSIDPAESEAFLKTLEALVVELDPEAKNFRIEDTGLDVEVILTVETADDGLKDFDKGDGVRFLNTELDLQMFRGPHLVCGDTGSDVPMLEAALELTSEVRAIYVTQNEELAKRVTGLTDGALIVPEPDMLVTILGSLSPHKR, via the coding sequence ATGCCGAATAGTACGCCCGTTGAAATACGCACACTCAAGGAATTCTATGATCTCATGGCAGCAACCAGGACCGTGCGGTTCGGAGTTGTTGGTTCACTCTTGAATGACGAGATTGTTGGTGACGATGCCATCGTTTCGCTGCACCACGCGCTGGAGTCTTTGGAGGCTGTTCCTGAAGAGGAGGGCAAGAAGATTCTGGCACTGGACAGTTCGCGGTCTATTGCGCTCGACATGGAGTATGAAATCAATGAAATGCGTAAGGACATTTTCTATCTGGAGGAGGGCGAAGAGACTTTCCTGGAGTTCCTTTCGGATTTTCATCCCGGATTCGATGAATATGTCGAGGCCGGACATGAGATGCTCAAGGATCTGGATTTCAACTGTTTCATCACCGACAGAGACGGGACAATCAACAATTATTGTGCCCGATATCTGACATCAATCCAGTCAATATACAATTCTGTTTTCATCACTCGTTTTGCGCAGAACAAGACTCGAAGACCAGTCATTCTGACTTCGGCTCCGCTCGATGGACTTGTTGAGATCAGCGTTAATCCTGAAAACGAGATATATTATGCTGCTTCCAAGGGAAGAGAATGCATGGATTTGGAAGGACGTATCCGAAGGTTGCCGGTTTCCAGTGATAAACAGGAGGCCATAAATCGTCTCAATGCGCGTTTGACGGAACTGACCAGTCAACCTGAATACGAGAAATTCACGTTCATCGGATCAGGGGTGCAGTTCAAGTTCGGCCAGTCCACGGTAGCCCGACAGGATATTGGTACTTCGATTGATCCAGCTGAATCAGAGGCGTTTCTCAAGACCCTTGAGGCGCTGGTAGTCGAATTGGACCCGGAAGCGAAGAATTTCCGTATCGAAGACACCGGACTGGATGTGGAGGTTATTCTCACTGTGGAAACAGCCGATGATGGGCTCAAGGATTTCGACAAAGGGGACGGAGTGCGGTTCCTTAATACCGAACTCGACCTTCAGATGTTCCGGGGGCCGCATCTTGTTTGCGGAGATACTGGTTCGGATGTGCCCATGCTCGAAGCTGCTCTGGAGCTGACTTCTGAAGTTCGGGCGATTTATGTCACGCAAAACGAGGAATTGGCAAAACGTGTAACCGGATTGACTGACGGTGCCTTGATTGTGCCTGAACCGGATATGCTGGTTACCATCCTGGGGTCTTTAAGCCCTCATAAGCGTTAA